A genome region from Penicillium psychrofluorescens genome assembly, chromosome: 3 includes the following:
- a CDS encoding uncharacterized protein (ID:PFLUO_004716-T1.cds;~source:funannotate) — translation MPATKKISAEEFKQWVDAAFIGSPADARSHCEQTMSPNYLSFQAGGDRTDFERAVAKIAYCRENGKKWETKVCFFSQDENKIAARLLCNIAIGDQPEKCMELMYMAELDDKGRFESIWEQSAEYSGTNEEINRT, via the coding sequence ATGCCGGCCACTAAGAAGATATCCGCTGAAGAATTCAAACAATGGGTCGATGCCGCCTTCATTGGCAGCCCCGCCGACGCACGCTCCCACTGCGAGCAAACAATGAGCCCCAACTACCTCAGTTTCCAAGCTGGTGGCGACAGAACGGACTTCGAGCGCGCTGTGGCGAAAATCGCATACTGTCGGGAGAACGGCAAAAAGTGGGAGACTAAAGTGTGTTTCTTCTCGCAAGATGAGAACAAGATTGCTGCGCGGCTGCTTTGCAATATTGCCATTGGGGATCAGCCGGAAAAGTGTATGGAGTTGATGTATATGGCAGAACTCGATGATAAGGGTCGGTTCGAGTCGATTTGGGAACAGTCTGCTGAGTATTCAGGAACGAATGAGGAGATAAATAGGACCTAA
- a CDS encoding uncharacterized protein (ID:PFLUO_004717-T1.cds;~source:funannotate) encodes MSPTIINLSAEAYSRKNDRATVFNHFFDILVQVGNLSAHIRDISDTKAPLDSLLAVMQEALQLDMSLVSWANSLSPAFSYTVIKNPCVYSEENDRYPYRSVYGESYHVYPNIRSAAIWNYYRLLRIVLHEMFRNIRLRLPKGVSRSKNKMVAFQIVEITKEMAEGICASVPYHFSLGEAVVGAVYRLLWPFYVVSDCAGSTSRMRKWILQTLDKIGHTTGLRQALAMSQRLKEHNGLDWLTVELDKMTDRL; translated from the coding sequence GCGCAAAAACGACAGGGCGACAGTTTTCAACCATTTCTTCGACATCCTGGTACAGGTGGGCAATCTCTCCGCTCATATCCGCGACATTTCCGACACAAAAGCACCTTTGGATAGTCTATTAGCCGTCATGCAAGAGGCGCTTCAGCTAGACATGTCACTGGTGTCGTGGGCCAATTCCTTAAGCCCCGCCTTCTCGTACACCGTGATCAAAAACCCTTGCGTGTATTCCGAGGAGAACGACCGCTACCCATACCGCTCCGTTTACGGCGAAAGCTACCATGTATACCCGAATATCAGGTCTGCAGCGATATGGAACTACTACCGCCTCTTACGCATTGTCCTTCACGAAATGTTCAGGAACATTCGCCTCAGGCTGCCGAAAGGGGTTAGTAGATCCAAGAACAAAATGGTGGCATTTCAGATTGTCGAAATCAccaaggagatggcggagggcATCTGCGCTAGTGTGCCATATCATTTCTCTTTGGGtgaggcggtggtgggggcTGTATATCGACTGCTCTGGCCGTTTTACGTCGTTTCGGATTGTGCAGGATCgacgtcgaggatgaggaagtggATCTTGCAGACTTTGGATAAGATCGGACATACGACAGGCCTTCGGCAGGCACTGGCGATGTCGCAGCGTTTGAAGGAACATAATGGTTTAGATTGGCTCACAGTGGAATTAGACAAGATGACGGACAGGCTGTAG